From the Leishmania braziliensis MHOM/BR/75/M2904 contig, possible fusion of chromosomes 20 and 34 genome, the window tACACACGCTGTATCGTGCACGCCATCCATCCCTAGCCCTCTCTGCATTGGCGGTGCTTATGTGTAGTGTGAGACTGACTTGTACGTGCTCTCTCTATAGATCTTTGGCGGTcgtagtggtggtgagggacaGCTGCATTCTGTATAGGGCTGCACTCGCGCGTGTTCGTGCTGCGCCTTGGATTCTGGTCATTAGCGTTGCTGTGCTTTGGCCCGGTGCGAATGTGGTGTAGGGAAAAGGCACAAGATCGCACGGACGGACGGCGCACCTCGAACGCGCTCGTCAAGGCGGATGGGGAGATTCTGTTATGTGTGTAGCGGAGCGGCCTGTGCACGcgctccccttccccccccccccccccgacacAGCGCTTGTCATGCCACGGCGCACACGGTTGACCGATTCCATCTTTGTTTGGCTAGGTGCAGATCCCGTGCCCTCATCGCGCTGGCTTGTTTGTTTCCCCGTTTgcgctggtggtgggcgGAACTCTCTTCTGATCGTTTGTTTgacctttccctctctcatcGCCGATGTTACCGATGTACACGTACATGGCTGTTCTGACCACAATGTGTCAATCGATCTCCGTCCCCACAAACAAATTGAACGGAAAAAAATGCTAGCAAGGCCTTTGGATCGTCCTCAGTACGTATTGGCGTTTGTccgtgtgtgtcggtgtcgaTGTCAACGAATTATTGCCAAGTAGCTACCCGAGGGCAACAGATGCCTGGGGGGTGCTCTCTTGGCGCCAAGGAGCACAATGACGAGGATTTGGTACTCCGTGGGGTACCAAAGCGTTGGCCTCGCCGGTGAAAAGCGGTGGCCCCCTGCGTCTGCGCGAGCACCAtgctcgcctccccctccctgaCTCTACTCCCGGCCGCCTTGCTCGATCTCatcttttctcctctctcctcccacccCATCCACGCTGATAGTGCAACatccatacacacacacagtgacTATCAGCCTTGACAGTAACGCGCCGTCCTCCTTCATGTATGGAGACAAGGGCCCGCCTAAGGGCTACAGTGTCCCTCGATACGACACCAATGCCAGCAAGCGATGTCAAACATGTTCGAGCAAGGAGCACTGGACCTTTGAGTGCCCACAGAGGCAAGTGTCCACGTCGTCTGCAAAGAaaagcgccgccgcgacagTGAAACTGAGCCGTAGCCAGATGCTCCGGTACGGGATAAAGCAGAGGTCTATCAATTTCGTGCCGGAACCGACGGAGCGCGAGCTGTTTGATGCGGAACTaaaggagctgcgcaacgTGCTGACGACGGAGGTGCGTCAGGAGCTCAAAGCTGAAAAGGCTGCGACTCACAAGAGCGGCCACCCCCGCACGGCGcaagcggcgccgcttctctccGCTGAGCCAACAAAAGAGTCGCCACTTGACTCCGTCACAATCAAGAAAGagcgtgaggaggagggagggtgatgggtgaggaagaagaaCGGAACTGGTGGCACAAGTCTTAGGAGAGCTGCAGACGCGTGGTGGGCGCATCTCTTCGATCTGCTTTGGTCCGAAGGaacctctctcctcctcgcttcccTCCCTCGTGCAGCGTGACGCACTGGCAGCTGGGCACCACCATCTTTACAAGAGtcggaaaggagaaacaGCAAGCAAAAGAAAGCAACGGCACCGCGTGCACATGGTCTCTTTTTGGTGGCGACGCGGCGTTTGCGTGATGATGCACCTCAATACTGCCTCTTTTCCCCACTACCACAAGGCCAGGCGTTGTGCCAAGTAAGTGAAAAGtacctctctcctcttcctcatcccccccactctctctccgtcCTGTTTGCTCGTACCTCCTCATCATGCGCCGCTCCCTAGTGCAGTGCGCCTATTTTGTCTGGTATGACGCTTGTCGTCGATATGACTGCGTTAGTGAGCCAGGACTCTGAACACCACTGAAGTGCCTGCCGACGGACGGTAGACAAGGTTTTAAAGGATCAGCACTTGTTTATCCATACTCTACAGGCACATTGTTGTTTATCGTTTGCTGGGACACAATGCCTGTACCAGCTCACCCCGTCACAGCGACCACTCTCACGCAACATACTGATCGATCGACCACCCGCAACATGCCCCGCCCCCTACCGCTCTGCCCCGATTTAGACTGGTATGACGCTTGTCTCCTACATGACTGCGTTAGTGAGCCAGGACTCTGAACACCACTGAAGTGCCTGCCgcgtctccttctccccccccccccccccccactggGCTGTTGTGCTCtatgcagcagcaccttgTTAAGTATACGGACGCACAACACTCTCGTTGGGCGTATCGATCAGCAGCCTACAtctttctttttgttgttgttgttttcctctAATGGGTTTGAAGATGCTCTGGCGCACTGTCCGCCGCCATGGCTGGCCGCTCACCTCAGGTCTGCTGATTCTCCACCTACTCACCGTGACACATTGGTGGATGGTGACCATGTATCTCCCACGCAACAGTACTCCCCCTGTACCCCTCAACCCTGACCACAATGATCCACCGCTGCCAAGCATGTCACGGGAACCGTGGTGGAGGAAGCTGAGGGAACAGCCCTCACCACCGTTCTTTCAtcccccgccaccgcctctgcaCAACGAGGCACCAACTCTACCGCCGAATCGAGTGGCTGTCATCTCCACCTCGGCGCCTTCCATGCCTCCGCGACTGTCTGTGTTGGCCACTGCGCGACCAATCGAAGGAGGAGCGAGCACGCGAGGCATCATCCCCCCTTTGTCAGCAAGGTTGCCGACCGGGATTGGGACCCCTGCTACCACCAGCGCTTCGCCAACTCTCTCCCCGGACGACAGCATTGCCGCCTTTTACAAGCAACTCAGCCTATTTGAGGCGAATTTGGAGGTCAAAGACGTAAAAGGCAACCCTGAGCAACCCACCAAGGACTTCGTTGACATCGACGCAAACGATGAGGCTGGAGAACCGCTCCCGTACGACTCGCACTACGTCGAGGACCCTGCGCGCTGGGCAGCGTGTGATCCTCGCAAcgcctccttctccgtgGAGCGTGATCGCCTGTGCCAGGAGTACCTGCGCAATCCCAACAACATGCGCAGCATAAAGGCAATGTCATCAAAGCTGCTGCAGGGTCGCACCATCAAGATGCAAATCACGTACGCGCACAATATCAATACCATCGTAAAGTTGTCGCAGCGGAAGTTTCTCTACGAGGCCGTCAGTGAGTACTGGGCCTACTCCTTTGACCGCGCGCTCAAGTTCAACCGGGTGCCAACATCGGTCTTTGTCGCCATTCCGCTAGACTATTTGCGAGTCGCTGTCGCCTACTCGCCGCTCTTCTCCCAGTGGTTCAACCGCTTTGTCGTTCTGTACAACTACACAAACAAGAACTTCGTTCAGTGTAGCTACTACACGCGGAAGGTGTCGGAGTGCACCATGGCGACGGTGCAGCTCTGGATGAAGGATGTTCACCCCGCACTCAGCACATTTCTGGCCATTCCGTACGAAATCGACGCCTCTTTCATTCGTAAGTACTACATCCCTGGCCACGAGCTCTTCGCCGGCACTAAGCGGGCACGACTGCGCGCTGTCGGCGAGCTTCTTGACCGCAGCATATTTGACTTCCTTATCGGCAACACCGATCGCGGCACTAATGACCATAACAACTTCGCTTACGGCGGATGTAGCGCCGACACAGAGTGCCAGCTTGAGAAGCCCGAGAACCGCATCAAAGGTCTCGCCAAGTATGCCTACCTCGATCACGGGAGCAGCCTGTATTCCCATAAGGAGCCGTTCGGGAATCTGTTCTTCGGTGACGCCGATCGAATACGCATCTGTCGCTTTCGCCGGTCCACCTTTGAGCATCTCGCCAAGTTCGGCTCCACTGACCGCGCGCACCACCCTCTAATTCAACACGTCGAGCAATCCATACCAGCCGCTGCCTACGAGGTCAGCCACGAATCTGTCATTCGTAAAGTGCAGGTGCGCCTTGACAAGATTCTGTACATCATCAGCCGCTGCCGGGTCAAGTACACCGACAACGAGGTGTTTTCAATGCCAGAGTACGATGCAGTACGCAttgccgaggaggacgcaACGCTCGATGACGAGTGGGACTGAGGCTGGGTAGGTACGACGACTATGCCGCCATGTGTTTCTAGCGACGCCGCAGaggcccctcccctcgttcCTCGCACGCCGAGTACAGTTATGTTGTGgttcttctttttttgtccacttctcgcccccccccctccctcgcttcgCTCTACGtgggggtgagtgggtgaaGGATGTGTGGATGATGAACGGCGTTTCTGCAAGCCAAGACGCACTGTCGCGCCTTACATTTCCCTCTTCACACATGTTTTCCTCAAAAAGACGGACTAGCGCACAGAGAACACGTGATTTCATGTATGCATGTGTTTGCTGATGTGCCATACGCGAAGTAAAACTGAAGAAGATCTTGCTAGAGTTGCAGTGCCACTCTCACAGCTGCCTGCACATGAACTTCTTTACTCCTTCTCACGCGAATTGTGTCTAACGCGTACGTCCGATACGAGGGCGGATGGGTGTGCGGAAAGCGTCTCTCGAAAAGCAAAGACAACATTCCTATTTCTTACACGCAAACGAAGTCCTCTAAGCGGGACTCCCTCATGCGTATGTGCAAGTGGAGCAAGTGAAGACACGGCGCGAGGCACTACATAGGCTTAAGATATGgccgtctccctcccttctcctccaccgcccccccccctcccccccacacacacacaccgatgCGATTatcatcccccccccctcactaCTTTGCTTCGCAACATtgcttctctgcttctccttctttcaCCCGCCATGACGTTTGCAAGGTCGGGTTGCATGGGAAGGAAGTGGAGGTGTCTGAAtgacgcacatgcacgcacaaGTGTttgtacacacacacacacatctcAGTTGCACGTGTGTGTCACTTATTCTTCCTCTCTAGCATATCATTAGCGTAATCGATAATTGACATGTGCGTGACGGCTCGTGACCTgcgctcctccctctctctaccctcagcgcgcagacacacagcgATCGAATTTGATATGCATCTATTACATCCGAATGAGTAGCGCGTAGAACTCGAATCGgcgctttcttcttcactTACAAACTGTCGCCCTCGCCCTCTCGTGCGCTTTGCATGTGTTCCTGTGCTACGTGTGTGCTCGTCATTCAGCGTGGTCTTGCCTGAGCGCATCTTTGTGGCGGCCACCCTACCTTTCTtcgcgctctctttttctcatTTCCGTTCGACTCGGCGTTTCTCGCGTGCGTCATGAACCTAGATGCgtgggaggagaaggtgcgtCATGTGCAGCCTCTCGAGATGAAGGAAATGCAACTGCTCCTTCGCACAGCCGTAAATCTTCTCATCGAGGAGAGCAACGTGCAAGGGGTGCACCTCCCTGTCACCATCTGCGGTGACATTCACGGTCAGTTTCTCGACCTTCTTCGACTCTTCGAGGTGGCTGGGGAGATTCGTCGTGAGTCTAGCAGCATGAACTACATCTTCCTCGGCGACCTTGTCGATCGGGGGCGCAACAGTGTCGAGGTACTTACCTTTCTCTTGATTCTGAAGCTCAAGTATCCGCACAAGATCACCCTCATCCGCGGCAACCACGAGACCCGGCAAGTCACCACCATGTACGGCTTCTACGACGAGTGCGCTGCAAAGTACGGTACGGTGGAGATTTGGAAGTTGTGCACGGAGGTGTTCGACTGTATGCCGATTGCCGCACTCATCGAGGGCAAAAGTCTTTGTATTCACGGCGGCCTCTCTCCTGAAATCCGCGCGATTGATCAAATTCGGCTGCTGAATCGGCGGCAAGAGATTCCAAACGAGGGACCCTTCTCAGATCTCGTCTGGTCGGATCCAGAGAACGTCGACGGCTGGGTTGtgtcgcagcgcggcgccggCTTTCTTTTTGGCGCCTCCGTCACGCAAGAGTTTATTCACCGCAACCGGCTCAACCTCATTGCCCGTGCGCATCAGCTCGTCCACGAAGGGTTCAAGTACCACTTCGACGAGGACTACCTCTGCACCGTGTGGTCAGCGCCAAACTACTGCTACCGCTGCGGCAATCTCGCCAGTGTCTTGCGCATCTACGAGGATCACTCGCGCGAGTTTGTCGTCTTTAAGGAAGTGGAGGCACAGATCACGATCTCCGACGAGCcaaaggggaaggggccCGGTTACTTTCTGTAGCGCGCCTCCCCTACTTCTCCTCTTCATGGCGccttgcacacacacacacacacgcgtaaTGGATGCGTTGGCGTAGGCCTGGAAGAGGTATCTCActgaaggggaagagaaaaaggtgCTGATAGGGAATGGATGCGCCTTCatcctcacctcctccttttttctgACCTCACCGGAAAGGTGCTTCTGGGTCGTAGCAGCTTGACCCCGGCCGGCGTGTCATTGGGCGTCGGTGGCGAAACGGtgtcttccccccctcctctcttgcctctctcttttgcgtTTCTCTCCCTGAGTGAGCAACAACTGACTCAACGCAAGAGGAGAGCACATGAACTCTTCACACGCACCGAGCTGAAGGCAGAAATTCAGACATGCACACAGAAAAGTGCACATGTGGTTGAGGCGGGTCGCATCCCATGCTGTCTCTTATGGTTGCTTCTCTTCGGTGTACCCGTCGATCCCTTACttacgcacgcacacacaccgtgCAACGCCGATGATGAAGAGACTGAAGGCACGTAGTTCTTCTGCACGCCAACAAGCAGCCGCGCTGATGCGTCTTCCAAAAGCCGCCTTTCTGAATTCTCCTCGGTGTAAAATCCTCAACGAACTGAAACTCGAGGTGTTTCTCCACTTCTGTTCGCTGACAAGCTCTCCCCTCAAAATGTTCTTTCTCCCTGGTATCCAAACATTTCTATTCTTCTCCAccactccacccccctctctcagccATTCCGTCGCTGATCGTTCAACATCTTGGGGAATCGCTGTATCGTCTTCGAAGTCGGTCAATACCGTCGGTGTACGGACTACACACATTCTACATTCTTTGTACTCTTTACAGTACTCAACCGCGCCACAATGTCGTTTTCTTTAGCAGAGCTACAGAACGTGATCTTCGACGCCCTCGCTGGTTGCCCTTCAGACGCGCCACAACAGGCGAAAGATACAGCGGTGACGTTGGCAGGTGCGTCCATCTTCGCTGGATCATGGCAACCGATGGAGGCAACGCGGTTGCCGGTTCGCGACTACCTCCGCGGGACGGGCGAGTTCAAAACGGAGGACTCCTGTCGACGCGCTGTGGTGCGCGCCGTAGATGCGGTGCTGAACGAGGTGCTCAACGACGATGCTGTCAACGCATTCATTGGTGCCAAGGCATGCGACTCGGTGGACGTCGTCGGAACATGTGAGCAGCTCCTGCGCAAGTACCTTCTTTGGGTACTCGATGGCTACTTAAACTACGACGGGACGTCTCAGTGCCCCTTCTACAATGCCCTCCAGAGTACGGTCTGCGCATTTGCGACAGAGTGGAGTCATGCGTTTGGGCCAATGTTTACGGAGGCTCAGGGTCCTCACGAGTTCTTCAGCCTGTTGGTCACGCGCGGCGCATGGCacggcgccaccgcagcggcgaggaaCCCTGACGACCCCAAGGTGCATACGATCGCCGCTATGGTCATTCAGGTTTTCTTGATGGCCAAGTCGTACTCACCGGCTATGCCATTTCCTTCACATTTCTCGCTCTGAAATCGCTCTCGCCAGATCACGGGCTGTGACGCTTCCATGGTCACGGCGTTGTCGCCTCGTCTTGCAACGGCGTCagcgctcgctctccccctctaGCTCTCTGTCCCTCACTTTGCTTTCCGCGAACGTATGGTCAATTATTCCTGTGGCGCCTCACAGTGTAAAGGAGAAGGTATCCCTTGAGCTCTAAGCATAGCGCAAACAGTTGAGCACACGATCGCATACGCATCTCACGAAAAAGGAGTGTCAGTAGTTGGCGTGCAGTGCGCCTGTGTCACTCTCCGCttaccaccacctcctccaccctctcgacgccttccttctcttggGAGCAAGGAGGGAAAACAGTCCTCGAAGGAAAATGGAGCGCCTGCGGTGAATGTGTCGCTCGCATGGTATTACTGTCGACTCTCTGGCGATGTGCATGATACGCTCACCTCTTTCGCGCACTCCCTCCTCGAACACCTCGTCTGAATGGCtgtgcagcacgcacacgcccacacaagTAAGCAAGTACAGGCACACGCCTTAGACACAGTGGATGCATGGAGTCGAAGGTGATTGCGTTGCTTAATTCACGACCACTGTTGACAGTGGTCGAGgctgccgcacagcttgAGGTGTCTCAGGGGGATCTTCTGCCCATCTTCGCCTCCATTGCCGCCTCCCACGAAGGTGTCTACAAACTTCTATCGAGATCGGTCGAGGAGgcagccagcggcagcgccacggcagtTGTGCTGCGCAAGGCAGATCCGCTCAACGAAGACACCTCCGCTTATGCGCTGCTCTCCCTGGCGTGTTCCTTGAATGTAACGACGTCGTCAAGACCGCTGCAGTTGCATCCcagcgctgcggcatcgCTGCGCCCATATCCACTAGTGTCAAGGAC encodes:
- a CDS encoding protein serine/threonine phosphatase, putativee encodes the protein MNLDAWEEKVRHVQPLEMKEMQLLLRTAVNLLIEESNVQGVHLPVTICGDIHGQFLDLLRLFEVAGEIRRESSSMNYIFLGDLVDRGRNSVEVLTFLLILKLKYPHKITLIRGNHETRQVTTMYGFYDECAAKYGTVEIWKLCTEVFDCMPIAALIEGKSLCIHGGLSPEIRAIDQIRLLNRRQEIPNEGPFSDLVWSDPENVDGWVVSQRGAGFLFGASVTQEFIHRNRLNLIARAHQLVHEGFKYHFDEDYLCTVWSAPNYCYRCGNLASVLRIYEDHSREFVVFKEVEAQITISDEPKGKGPGYFL